In the genome of Marinomonas algicola, the window TCGGTATTAATGAACACTAAGGTAAATTCTTCGCCGCCATAGCGGGCCACAATATCTGAAGTAAGACGAGCGTGTTTTTTTAGATTTGCGGCAACTGAAATGAGAGCAAAGTCTCCAACAGTGTGCCCAAATTTGTCATTAATACGCTTGAAATGGTCTATATCACATAAGACAAAAGTGATCTTTTGATGATTTTGCTGCGCGTATTTTAATGTTTGCTTGAATACTTGATTGAACCCTCGTCTGTTATAGAGTGTAGTTAGTTCATCCGTCAACGCATCTTCAAGCAAATGATCCTTTTCTCCTTGCAAGACCGAGGTCCTTTCAGCAACTTTTTTTTCCAAGTGTTGCATAATATCGAACAAGTTATCAGCCATTGAACTGAGTCCTTGACTAAGAGAGTTTATTTCACGAATTTTACTTAAAGGGTCTGGAAGTTGTTGAATGCTCTTAATGTCTTTTGCATTTGCCGCTTGATTTAGAATCTGAATCGGACTTCCAATATACCAAGCGAGTAAGGAACCAATTAGGCCAATACAAATAAACAATACAAGCGTAATAATAACGGTACTTTGAGTGTAACCCGCTAACACCGATTTGTGATAGGCGCTCGGAATCAAAATACCGATCAACCATTTCTTATCGTATTTTAATGTAATGGGTTTGACGTAATATAAATACTCTTGACCCTCGACGTTTATTTTATGGGTACCTGCAACCAGAGAATAGCTAGCTAATTGCAATACGGTATTAGGATGGTTGTTAAGGCCAACTCGTGACGTAACGCCATCGGCGGTTTTAAATAGTTCACTCTGCTCAGAGGATGCAATGAGAGAGCCATTTTCTTCAGCTAAGAAAAGATAGGCACCGTCTACCAGTTCTAAAGACTTAAGATATTTATCCAATTCAACTAAAGCGATACTGGTTGCAGTAACACCTAATAGTTCTCCTTTTTGGCTATAAATAGGTGCGGATAAGCCTATACCGAGAGTTGGATACCCGTAATATGGGTGGATGTTACTCCAAGCGACGGTATTTGCTTTGATGGCATCCTGATAAAAAGGTCTTGTTCTGGGGTCATAGATGAAACTGTCATCCTCTACTATTTTAGAACCAATAAAATGCATAGGATCATAATGATACCCTTCCATTGTTAGCGGTTCATTGATGAAATTGGCTGCGATACTATGTTGACCTCTTTTGATTGGATCTTGTGCAGAAGCGAGGTAGCGCCCGTCAACTGTTGCCATCGAAATAAAGGTCATTTGATTATAAGGGATGGCTTGCTCATAAAATCTGTTCGTAAGAGGAACTAAGTCATCTAATAATTCAGGTCTATGGGAAAAGGCATTAAGGTTGATTTCAACGATGTCGCTTAATGGCCCCATAAAGCCTTGAACACGGTCATAGATACGACCTTCAACCTCTTTTATATATTGAATACCGACACGACTGGCAATATTTGAAATAGTGACCGTTGAAACTAAATACATAGTGATTCCTGCTATCAAGGCAAGTATCACGAATGGAGTAACAATTAGCCAACGCAATGGAATGGACTTCATCTCTTTTTCTCGTTTTGTACTGTGTCGTGTTAACGTCAACCATACTAATAGTGGGTTTTTAGCAATGATAGACACTAATTACTAATAATGCCGTTGTATATTTGTAACCTTGTAAGGTAAAAGTCAGGAAAAAGAGTGGTGGCTATTTGTTAATAATCAACAAGTACCACAGTCATCAGTAAAAATATCATCCTATCATCCTATCATCCTATCATCCTATCATCCTATCATCCTATCATCCTATCATCCCTCATATCTAAACCATTAACCCAGTCAGTTATCATCCACTCGCTACGGCGGCACCAACGGCAGCGGGTTTTGTTGGAGACGCTGTACCTAATAGTAGCTAGTAGCGAAACTGAGTGCTAGACCTGTTTGTTCTAAACGTGTTTCCATCAAAACAAATGGATAGCTGATAAGGTAAGGTTGGATGTAATATGCAGAATTGAGCCGTAGAGTTGTTTATAAAAAAAAAGCGCCATTACTCATGGTTTTTCGATAGTTCATCAGTTATGAAAACGAATTGAAAACCGAATATCTCAAGTAAATTTTTCGATTACTACGAGGTTGAGTGAATCAGGAAAACTGACGGCATTGCACTTAGATGTTAAATCTGATATCAATAAAAGGATGATTCTGTCTGAAAAGTCAGAATTAATTGTGAGTAGAAAAATAGCTCAAGATCCCCAGAAAATTTTTAGCCCTTAGGGCTATTTTTAACGAATGCGGCAGTGAAATCCAGTCTAGAAGTTTTGCTTCTTGTCATTGAGCTCGCGCTAAACTTTTTTGATCACAGCCGTCTTAGGCTTGCAGTGTTAATGGAAAATATATGATTAATTTTAGTAATATGAAACTGAAAACGCTTTTGAGCGGTTCGATGATTTTAGCTTTGTCCCTCGTTATTGGAATCAGTTCTTACGTCAATATAAATGGCTTCTCTGGTATGTTTTATGACGTAACAAAACAAGAGCATCTTCCAAATGTGGTAGAACGGGCCAAAGCAAAAATAGCCTTAAATTTAGCGGCACCTATTGCTTATTCAATTGGTATTGCTCAAAATGAATATGTCCAAAAATGGATTTTAGATGGAGAGAATTCAGCAGGGGTCGACTCTTTAACGAGCTTCGGTAAAGGAATTATAGATCAAGCTGAGGCCAGTGTTATGTTTTGGGTCTCGGCCGAAAGCAACAAATACTATACTCAGGACGGTTATTTTAAAACGGTATCTCCTAGCGAAGAAAGGGACAGTTGGTTTTATAATACTATCAACTCTGGGAAAGAGCTCGCTCTCAATCTAGATGTACCCGAGGGAGACAGTGATACCATGATGGTGTACGTAAATATCCTCTCTAAAACGGCCAGCGGGAAAATACTCGGTGTTGCAGGACTTGGGGTTGATGTATCCAATATCGTCAGCCTTGTGAAAAATACGCAAGTCGGTAAAACCGGCTATATGTTCCTTGTAGACGGCTCAGACAGAATAACAGCTCATGTGAATGAATCTGTCATTAACAAAAAATTGTCGGATGTAAGTAATTATGCTGATGTCTATCAGGAAATTGCATCTAACAAAGGTGAATACCAGCTAATTGAAAGCAATGTAGGCGGTAAAGACGCATATATCGCCGTAACACCACTGGATAATGTCGATTGGAAGTTAGTTGCCGTATTACCGAAAGCTGAAATAACCTCGAAAGTAAACGATGTGGTCCTTCTCTCAGTTACAGCGGCGCTCATTCTTGCTGCCATTTTTATATTATTATCAATCTACATCGCCAACCGTGTAAGTAAAGACGTACTTAGAGTGGGCGATGAGTTGCATAAAATGTCGGCTTCAGGGGGGGATCTTACCGCTCGTTTAAATGAAAACTCTAATAACGAGATAGGCCACTTATCTAAAGGTTTTAATGCCGTTTTGAATAAATTTGCAGAGTTAGTTCGGGAAATAAAAGAGGCTGAATCTGCGATCGGGGTAAGCATGGATAGCTTAAAAAAATTGTCGTCTAGTTCAGTTCAATATGCAGAAGATCAGAGAAAACAAACTGAAATGGTGGCGACAGCCATGACAGAAATGAGTCAAACCATTAATGAAGTGTCTTCCATTGCAAATACTACGGCGTTGGATACTTCTAATGCGGTGAATGATGCTCGCGAAACAAATGGTGTAATGCAGACATTAGCGACAACAATGACTGATATGTCAGACACCATGAAAGTGAGCGAAAGGTCGATTTCAGATCTTGCGATTCAAGCTGAATCGATAAACTCGGTCATTGATGTAATCAATAGTATTTCAGAGCAAACGAACTTACTCGCTCTAAATGCGGCAATTGAAGCGGCACGTGCAGGCGAACAAGGGCGTGGGTTCGCAGTGGTTGCCGACGAAGTTCGAACATTAGCAAGCAAGACTCAAGACTCTACACAGGAAATTCGTGGTCAGGTTGAACAATTACAAGCTACCGCTTCGACCAATCTACACTCTATTCAACAGAGTTCCCGTAAGAGCCAAGAACTTGCTGATCAAGCGCAGCTCGCTTCTCAGTCATTGAACGCAATTCGTGCCCGTTTCGATTCAATAGGAGATGGTAATCATCAGGTTGCAGCGGCGACCGAAGAGCAGTCCTCTACCATTGATCATATTAGCGAATCAGCCCGAAATATTGCCTTAATAGCAAACAACATAAGCAATAGTTCAAAAGAACAATTGCTTGAGATTGAACAATTCAATGAACGAGCCAGTCAAATGCGTTTAATCGTCAGTCAATTTAAAATATAGAACAGTCAGGCACTGGCTATACCATAATATTAAAGCCAGTGTCTTATATCTCGTTCTCGGTATTAGTTGAGGCTGAATTAGTAAATCGTGCAGACATCACCGCTGATATTTTATGTAATAGAAGCGTGATATTTAATTAATATTACTATGTCAGTTATATTTGAGTAAAATGGGCTTCTTTGGTTTTTCAGAGATGCCCATTTTTTGATTTTTAAGGGATTAGCTGTGAAATGGCCCTTGCCGTATTGAGTAGCTCCTCTTTTGCGGCTTCGAATTGTTCATGGTTATTCATAACCTGATCAGCACCAGATATGTTAATTGCCGCTACTATTTTGCCTAGATAATTAGTAATTGGTACAGCAATGGCGGTTGCATTATCAGATCGGTTACTTGAATACCCTTGTTCCCATTCTTTTTTTAACAGTGCCTTTAATTCTGGGAATGATTGGGGGTAGGGTCCTGGGTAAGTGTCCAGTGGCTGGGTTTGATACATGGCATTGAGTTCAATGTCACTGAGTTGCTGCAGTAGCACTCGACCCATTGCGTTGGTATGGCAGGGCAAACGTGAACCTAATGGAATATTTACCGATAAACGTTGGGAGGCTTGCGACCGATAAATATAAACGGTTTCTAATCCGTCGCGTATTCCTAGGTGACAGGAAATGGAGGTTCTATCTCTTAATTCGTTTAGATGAGGTGCGGCGATATCGACTAAATCTTTGCCTGCCAAAAAAGCAAAACCACGAGACACAACTTGTGGCCCTAGTTCGTAAGCATTTCGAGTGACTTTTTTAAGATAACCCATATCTAATAAGGTTTGCACAATACGATAAGTGGAGGATGCACTCACTCCCAAATTGTCAGCAAAATCTTGTGTGTTTAATACTCTTTTTTCTTTATCAAACATCTCAATTATCTGCAATCCTCGAGATAACGCAGGAACGTGGTATTCAGTGTTTTTTGTCATATTTTATTCCATATATGATTAATATTTTCATATGTGTACTGGTTTGGTTTTATTTTAAGATTTTTAACTTTTTTACTTTCAAAAATAATTAAATTTAATATATTTGAATGTAACTTATTTTTAAAGCATAAAAATCAGTTTTTTTAATTTATATATGAATGATTTTTTTATATTTGAGGTTAAGTAAGATGGCTAAAGATTTCGTTTTAAAGGCTTCCTGTGATGCGACGAGTGGCATTGTCGCGGCTGTGTCTTCATATCTTGCTGAGCATGATTGTTACATCTCTGAAATGCATCAATATGATGATGAAGAGAGCAGCCGCTTTTTTATGCGTTCAGAGTGTCGTATAGAAAGCGATGTTCAGACAATAGAGTCAATTCGAGATGGTTTTGATGCGCAAGTTGCTCGCTTCAATATGGAGTGGGAGATTTTAAATAAGAGTCAACCTGTAAAAGTGTTGCTGATGGTCAGTAAGTTTGATCACTGTCTTGATGACCTTTTGTACCGTCATCGTAAAGGAGAGCTGCCCATGGACATTACTGCGGTAGTGTCAAATCATAGAGATCTAAGGCCTATGGTTGAGCGAGAAGGTATTCGTTTCGTACATTTACCAGTTAATAAAGATAACAAAGCCGAACAAGAGTCGGCATTGCTGGATATCATTACTGAAACCAATACGGATTTAGTGGTTTTAGCTCGTTACATGCAGATTTTATCAGACGCGCTTTGTCAAAAGCTACATGGTCGAGCGATTAATATCCATCATTCCTTTTTACCTGGTTTTAAAGGCGCTAAGCCATATCATCAAGCCCATCAGCGCGGCGTGAAGCTTATTGGAGCGACCGCACATTACGTCACCTCGGATCTGGATGAAGGACCAATCATAACTCAGTCAGTTCAACCTGTTGACCATACGTACTCACCTGAGAGATTAGTGGCTGTTGGTCGAGACACTGAAACAGTGGCATTGGCGACAGCTGTCAGAATGCACCTTGAGCATCGTGTGTTTATGTACGGTAACAAAACAGTTGTTTTTAAGTAGGCCATTGGGAGGGTGCTATGACAGTGATAATCGACGGTAAAACGCTGGCTGATGAGATCGTCCAAAATGTAGCTCAAGAAGTATCTGCTTTTAAGCTTAAAAACAAGGTGACACCTGGATTAGCGGTTGTTTTAGTGGGAGGAGACCCCGCGAGTGGTGTATACGTACGTAATAAAATCAAACGTACAGAGCAGGCAGGTTTTCGGTCAATCGCACATTATTTGCCTACAGCAACGACGCAACAGCAGTTGGATGAATTAATTGATCAGCTAAATCAAGATAATTCAATTCATGGTATTTTGGTGCAGCTCCCTTTGCCGGCGCACTTATCTGAAAGTCGAGTGATAGAAGCCATTTCACCCGCGAAAGACGTGGATGGTTTCCATCCTGAGAATGTCGGCAAGCTAGTTACAGGGCAACAAGCTCTTGTGCCCTGTACTCCATTGGGTTGCATGATCATGCTGAAACGACATATCGCTGATTTATCTGGCAAGCATGCAGTGGTGATAGGTCGTTCTAATATTGTAGGAAAACCCATCGCCAATCTGCTTTTACAATCCGATTGTACTGTCACGGTTGTGCACTCTCGTACACAAAATATTGAAGAGATCTGTCGTAGCGCGGACATTCTCGTCGCGGCTGTGGGTCAGCCTCTTATGATCAAAGAAAATTGGATTAAACCTGGCGCCGTTGTCATCGATGTGGGTATCAATCAAACCTCATCAGCGGGCAAAAGAAAGTTGGTTGGTGATGTCGATTATGACGCTGTTTTTTCAAAAGTATCTGCTATTACCCCCGTTCCCGGAGGCGTTGGCCCTATGACTATTGCTTGTCTTATGCAGAACACGTTAACCGCCGCTCAACACCAACTCAACTAGGTGTTTAGTCGAATACGAATTTATATTTTCTAAGGAGCTGATAAATGCCTTTTTCACTACTTAAATACGGTTTAAAAAACGACTACCCATTTGAAAATGATGTTGATTTACCCTCACCAACGGAACTTAAAAAACATTACGATGTTGTCATTATTGGTGGGGGCGGACACGGTGTCGCAACGGCTTATTATCTAGCCAAATACCATGGCATTACTAACGTCGCTATTTTAGAAAAAGGTTATCTTGGTGGTGGCAATACAGCTCGTAATACAGCCGTCATTCGTTCTAATTACTTAACCTCTGAAGGCGTTAAGTTCTATAAAGAATCCGTTGATATGTTTAAAGGGCTTTCAAATGAGTTCGACTTCAACATCATGTATTCTTCTCGTGGACAGCTTACCCTAGCTCATACGGATTCTGCGATTCGTTCCTTTCGACAGCGTACAGAAGTTAATACACATTTTGGTGGTAAAACTGAGCTAATTGACCCTCAACAAATTAAAGAACTTGTGCCAACTTTGAATATGAATCCAGCTGATATGCCTATTCTGGCGGGATTGTGGCACATTGATGGTGCGACAGCGCGTCACGACGCTGTTGCTTGGGGGTATGCAAAAGGGGCCACTCAGAAAGGTGTTGAACTTCATCAATTGACTGAAGTTACAGATGTTATTGTCGAAAATGGCAAGGCGAAAGGCGTGAAAACCAACCGAGGTACCGTTACTTGCGGTTGTATTGTTCAGGCCGTTGCAGGTCATAGCTCGATCGTCGCGGCGATGGCTGGGATCAAAATGCCGATTACTATATACCCTTTGCAAGCCATGGTCACTCAACCCGTCAAACCTTTCTTAGATCCCTTAGTGAGCTCTTCTGCACTGCATTGCTATGTACAGCAAACAGGCCGAGGTGAAATAGTATTTGGTGGTGGATCTGATCCTTATCCGCTCTATAACACACGATCGACTCTTGATTTAAAAGAAAGCTTATTGGCAAGCGCTGTTGAAATGTTTCCGTTTATGGCGAATTTGAAATTGATGCGCCAATGGGCAGGTATTACGGATATGACGTCGGATTACAGCCCTATCATGGGATTGAGTCCGGTAGAGAATTATTACCTAGACGCGGGCTGGGGCACATGGGGGTTCAAATCCACGCCGATTTGCGGCAAGAGCATGGCCGAGCTAGTGGCGAGCGGTGGCAAGGTGCCTGAGCTAATTGCGCCATTTGCTATGGATCGTTTTGACGAATTTCGTCAAGTCAATGAGATGGGCGCCACGGCGGCAAGTCATTAGGAGCAGAGCATGAAAATGATGAATTGCCCATTAAATGGGCCAAGAAACATTAGCGAGTTTGTTTATGGTGGCGAAGTTAAATCGATGCCAGACCATTTGACCTGTTCAGACAAAGAATGGGCCGATTATGTGTTTTATGCGGACAATACGATTCGTGTTATCACTGAGTGGTGGTTTCATTCACCTTCTGGCTACTGGTTTATTGCAGAACGCCATACCGCCAGTGATGAAATTCTTAAAACCTATGATCCATCCGAGCTGTTTAATAAACGAGTAGAGTTTGCAAGCGCACCAGTATTACCTGAGGAGAAAACGGTATGAGCATGAATCGACTACCAGCCCCATTAGGCTTATACATTACACGAGAAAAAACGATCAACTTCATGTTCGAGGGGCAGCGTTATCAAGGCGTTGAGGGTGATACTATTGCTAGTGCCTTGATCGCGAACGGGCAGTGGCTAATGTCTCGATCATTCAAATATCATCGTCCTCGTGGCCCATTAACCATGGCGGGTCAAGATGCTAATACCTTGGTGCAACTTAAAAGTGAGCCGAATGTTTTAGCTGACAAGCATTTTATTCGGGCTGATTTGGAGGTTGTTGGGCAAAACTATAGCGGCTCTCTTGAAAATGATAAGGATGCAAAATTGTCCTATGCAGGACGATTTATGCCAGTAGGCTTTTATTACCGGGCATTTTATAAGCCAATGGGGATATGGGATAAATGGGAACCCTTTATACGTAAAAAGGCCGGTTTAGGCTTTGCTGATCTTACATTCAAGCCTGTTTATCATGATAAAGCCTATCTGTTTCACGATCTTGCTGTGATAGGTGCCGGTCCTGCTGGTCTTGCTGCAGCATTGAAAGCC includes:
- the purU gene encoding formyltetrahydrofolate deformylase → MAKDFVLKASCDATSGIVAAVSSYLAEHDCYISEMHQYDDEESSRFFMRSECRIESDVQTIESIRDGFDAQVARFNMEWEILNKSQPVKVLLMVSKFDHCLDDLLYRHRKGELPMDITAVVSNHRDLRPMVEREGIRFVHLPVNKDNKAEQESALLDIITETNTDLVVLARYMQILSDALCQKLHGRAINIHHSFLPGFKGAKPYHQAHQRGVKLIGATAHYVTSDLDEGPIITQSVQPVDHTYSPERLVAVGRDTETVALATAVRMHLEHRVFMYGNKTVVFK
- a CDS encoding FAD-dependent oxidoreductase; this encodes MPFSLLKYGLKNDYPFENDVDLPSPTELKKHYDVVIIGGGGHGVATAYYLAKYHGITNVAILEKGYLGGGNTARNTAVIRSNYLTSEGVKFYKESVDMFKGLSNEFDFNIMYSSRGQLTLAHTDSAIRSFRQRTEVNTHFGGKTELIDPQQIKELVPTLNMNPADMPILAGLWHIDGATARHDAVAWGYAKGATQKGVELHQLTEVTDVIVENGKAKGVKTNRGTVTCGCIVQAVAGHSSIVAAMAGIKMPITIYPLQAMVTQPVKPFLDPLVSSSALHCYVQQTGRGEIVFGGGSDPYPLYNTRSTLDLKESLLASAVEMFPFMANLKLMRQWAGITDMTSDYSPIMGLSPVENYYLDAGWGTWGFKSTPICGKSMAELVASGGKVPELIAPFAMDRFDEFRQVNEMGATAASH
- a CDS encoding methyl-accepting chemotaxis protein, whose translation is MINFSNMKLKTLLSGSMILALSLVIGISSYVNINGFSGMFYDVTKQEHLPNVVERAKAKIALNLAAPIAYSIGIAQNEYVQKWILDGENSAGVDSLTSFGKGIIDQAEASVMFWVSAESNKYYTQDGYFKTVSPSEERDSWFYNTINSGKELALNLDVPEGDSDTMMVYVNILSKTASGKILGVAGLGVDVSNIVSLVKNTQVGKTGYMFLVDGSDRITAHVNESVINKKLSDVSNYADVYQEIASNKGEYQLIESNVGGKDAYIAVTPLDNVDWKLVAVLPKAEITSKVNDVVLLSVTAALILAAIFILLSIYIANRVSKDVLRVGDELHKMSASGGDLTARLNENSNNEIGHLSKGFNAVLNKFAELVREIKEAESAIGVSMDSLKKLSSSSVQYAEDQRKQTEMVATAMTEMSQTINEVSSIANTTALDTSNAVNDARETNGVMQTLATTMTDMSDTMKVSERSISDLAIQAESINSVIDVINSISEQTNLLALNAAIEAARAGEQGRGFAVVADEVRTLASKTQDSTQEIRGQVEQLQATASTNLHSIQQSSRKSQELADQAQLASQSLNAIRARFDSIGDGNHQVAAATEEQSSTIDHISESARNIALIANNISNSSKEQLLEIEQFNERASQMRLIVSQFKI
- a CDS encoding sensor domain-containing diguanylate cyclase, translated to MKSIPLRWLIVTPFVILALIAGITMYLVSTVTISNIASRVGIQYIKEVEGRIYDRVQGFMGPLSDIVEINLNAFSHRPELLDDLVPLTNRFYEQAIPYNQMTFISMATVDGRYLASAQDPIKRGQHSIAANFINEPLTMEGYHYDPMHFIGSKIVEDDSFIYDPRTRPFYQDAIKANTVAWSNIHPYYGYPTLGIGLSAPIYSQKGELLGVTATSIALVELDKYLKSLELVDGAYLFLAEENGSLIASSEQSELFKTADGVTSRVGLNNHPNTVLQLASYSLVAGTHKINVEGQEYLYYVKPITLKYDKKWLIGILIPSAYHKSVLAGYTQSTVIITLVLFICIGLIGSLLAWYIGSPIQILNQAANAKDIKSIQQLPDPLSKIREINSLSQGLSSMADNLFDIMQHLEKKVAERTSVLQGEKDHLLEDALTDELTTLYNRRGFNQVFKQTLKYAQQNHQKITFVLCDIDHFKRINDKFGHTVGDFALISVAANLKKHARLTSDIVARYGGEEFTLVFINTDLRKVLDRLNSIREEFKKNPVVKDQHITMSFGVVYAEDARSISAEELIEQADKKLYQAKNSGRDKIII
- a CDS encoding sarcosine oxidase subunit delta, translating into MKMMNCPLNGPRNISEFVYGGEVKSMPDHLTCSDKEWADYVFYADNTIRVITEWWFHSPSGYWFIAERHTASDEILKTYDPSELFNKRVEFASAPVLPEEKTV
- the folD gene encoding bifunctional methylenetetrahydrofolate dehydrogenase/methenyltetrahydrofolate cyclohydrolase FolD; protein product: MTVIIDGKTLADEIVQNVAQEVSAFKLKNKVTPGLAVVLVGGDPASGVYVRNKIKRTEQAGFRSIAHYLPTATTQQQLDELIDQLNQDNSIHGILVQLPLPAHLSESRVIEAISPAKDVDGFHPENVGKLVTGQQALVPCTPLGCMIMLKRHIADLSGKHAVVIGRSNIVGKPIANLLLQSDCTVTVVHSRTQNIEEICRSADILVAAVGQPLMIKENWIKPGAVVIDVGINQTSSAGKRKLVGDVDYDAVFSKVSAITPVPGGVGPMTIACLMQNTLTAAQHQLN
- a CDS encoding IclR family transcriptional regulator translates to MTKNTEYHVPALSRGLQIIEMFDKEKRVLNTQDFADNLGVSASSTYRIVQTLLDMGYLKKVTRNAYELGPQVVSRGFAFLAGKDLVDIAAPHLNELRDRTSISCHLGIRDGLETVYIYRSQASQRLSVNIPLGSRLPCHTNAMGRVLLQQLSDIELNAMYQTQPLDTYPGPYPQSFPELKALLKKEWEQGYSSNRSDNATAIAVPITNYLGKIVAAINISGADQVMNNHEQFEAAKEELLNTARAISQLIP